Genomic DNA from Marinobacter sp. ANT_B65:
CGAAAAGGCCAGAGCTACCGGGGAACCGCTGTCGGTTATTGCACTCGATATTGATCATTTCAAGGCGGTTAACGACACCTACGGACATACTGTTGGAGATCTGGTATTGAAGGATGTGGCCCGTGTTTTCCGGAGGTCCAGTCGAGACAGGGATCTGATCGCCCGGTTTGGCGGTGAGGAGTTTGTGATCCTTCTCCCCGGCGCTGACTTCACGGTAGCCCGGGGTTGTGCTGAACGTATTCGAAAGGGTATTGAAGCACATACCGTCGATGCCGATGATGGCGTGGTTGTAGGGGTGACAGTCAGCCTGGGAGTTGCGCAGGTGAATACAGCCATGGAATCCGTGGAGAACGCTCTAGATCGCGCGGACAAGGCGTTGTACGAAGCCAAGGCCCTTGGCCGGAATCGCGTGTGCAGTTCGGAGGGCAACCTATAGATCAGACGGCTTTAACGGGTTGCTTTCGTTTTAGTTCGCTTCAATGCGTTGCTTTATAGGTATTTTCTGTTAGTCGGGCTCTGGCTCGCCGATGATCAGAGCATTAAAGTTCATGGATTCGCGCTCCATAGTAAATGCCCCCGTGGCCATTACGAAAAAGCCCTCATGTAGAGGGCTTGGGAGCAGAACAATGTAACGGGCAAGGCAATGCTAGGCGCTCTCTTTGAGCTTTGCCTCAAGTTCAGGCACAGCCTCAAACAGATCCGCTACCAGGCCATAGTCTGCAACCTGGAAGATAGGCGCTTCTTCATCCTTGTTGATTGCAACGATCACTTTGGACTCCGACATACCGGCCAGATGCTGGATAGCACCGGAAATGCCCACCGCGATGTACAGCTGCGGGGCAACAATCTTGCCGGTCTGGCCTACCTGCATGTCGTTGGGCACAAAGCCTGCATCGACTGCGGCACGGGATGCACCCATACCAGCACCCAGAAGATCCGCAACCTTCTCCAGCATGGCGAAGTTGTCGCCATTCTGCATGCCACGACCACCAGAGATAACAATGTCAGCACTGGCAAGATCAGGACGGTCGGATTCCGCTTTCTGCTCGCCTACAAACGAAGACAGGCCAGCGTCTTTTACAATGTCCAGTTGCTCAACAGAAGCCGAGCCACCTTCAGCGGCTACCGGATCAAACCCTGTCGGGCGAACGGTAATTACCTTGATGCTGTCGCTGGCTTTAACCGTGGCGATGGCATTGCCCGCATAGATCGGGCGGACAAAGGTGTCTTCAGACTCAACACGGATAATGTCAG
This window encodes:
- a CDS encoding electron transfer flavoprotein subunit alpha/FixB family protein; this encodes MSILVIAEHDNSSLKQATLSVVAAAKAIGGDIDVLVAGENCGAVAEAAARAEGVNKVLVADNAAYGHFLGENLGELVAELGKGYSHILAAAGTTGKDFMPRVAALLDVAQVSDIIRVESEDTFVRPIYAGNAIATVKASDSIKVITVRPTGFDPVAAEGGSASVEQLDIVKDAGLSSFVGEQKAESDRPDLASADIVISGGRGMQNGDNFAMLEKVADLLGAGMGASRAAVDAGFVPNDMQVGQTGKIVAPQLYIAVGISGAIQHLAGMSESKVIVAINKDEEAPIFQVADYGLVADLFEAVPELEAKLKESA